Genomic DNA from Manihot esculenta cultivar AM560-2 chromosome 15, M.esculenta_v8, whole genome shotgun sequence:
gcggccgaaagtctcgtccagagacgaaactcatgcaccttcggcggccgaactccctctttcggcggccgaaagcccctttctcacccaaaagcctagctttcgggggcaaggtttggcagccgaaactgcctccacaaggggttcggcggccgaaccttgcttcggcggccgaacctggattctccaaaaaggcagaatccgagcacaactcatgctctcagcctccaaactcctatcaaacacccagaacatgcataccaacacttctcaactaacatataacataactcatacatatagaggcctaaaaactagttcaagccccaaaaacaacaacaaaatgcatatgagcaacatatgctcaaactcatgcttataccccaaaacatgccataaacttctccaaaacttctaaaacttgctttaaacataaggggaggtgaggatccatgcttacctcttgaagaactagaggattgatgatccaagcttggagataggagaaaactcaattaaactctccaagtgctcaactttgcttccttttgctcaaatctctaaaacaaagctcaaatcaagttaaaacatgcaagatttgaggaaaacatgagaaatcacaccaaggagagcttgaacctacctttgacccaaaaacagagtgtttaacactcaagtctcgggcaaaggggcttttgtagtggccaaccgactcttccttcggcggcctaacgtgcatgcgaaaccatgcaactttcggcggccgaacttcaccttcggcggccgaacctggcttttgtccccttggccttttcatttcaaaactcaattttcttaactcaaaacatgcagattgataaaaacacttaaaaaaacatcttaaaaacctttcttatacccttagggcaagctccgacatcctcgaatcccgacttccaacggaaaatccgccggaacgtaggaattccgataccggggtctagccggatattacaatatCTATCATGGAGAAGGAGGAGAAAAAGATTTAtcagtattaataaaatttttatagtaaAGACAGTAATTCattctttctttaaaaataattaattttttatttgttaaaaatataaaaaatattttatgtgaaagtataaaattataaagtaatTATCACACATGTTAgctttaatatgtttttttttcaattaaaaaaagagAGTTTGTAATTCTAAACTTTACGGAtgctagtaaaaaaaaaaaaacaataatattttaaattataaaacaaataaaagtgTATCACACATGGTAATTCCAAAACAGAGCAGCCCTTTATTAGGATATTATATAATAAGCTGCGATGGAAAATTCTAACACGTCATCAATATCTGATGTGGCAAATAATTATCCTTTACTCTATTCAACCACTTTCccattaaagaaataaaaaatcaaactatatCGTATTCATCTTAAAAATggatattatcaaattataagTACTATTTCTTTACCACTTCCTCTATTTCTCtaaccctaaaaaaaaaaaaatacttctaTTTTATGAGCTCTTTcacttttcatttaatttatttttaaaaataattaatttactatCTACTTTATTTAATATGCCacaaaaattaagattttaggttataataataataataattttaacaatacaaattattttttttatcaaagtaattttatttgaaagtatatcatgaataaataaataaattcaattattttaattatgtttattATTTCTTCTAGATAAGttttttctgaattttaattagtaatatttttttttgaaattttaatatatatatatctatataaaataataaatcacgTGACATTTCCTTTTTCACCACATGTCAATTAAATCTCACCTAGTCAAATtgtaaaatatcaaattatatattttttcaatgatatcttattatttatttttgtatgttattttaaaaaatcttgatATGTAACTGTTGACGTATACAAATACAATGTATCACAAAGGATAAACTGGGGCCCACGAGTGGCAAAATGGAAATTATACGGAAACCATAAGGTTTAATTGTTTAGAAGATATATCCAAAATGTGAAATTTTATATGGCACGATAATGTTACCATctgtatattatttatttatttatttattaaatgaacATTTATTAAATTGTTAAGTCCACCATAGCGGACACCAAAGAAGATTTAAATACAGTTAAATCACCACACCCTGCATTCACAACAATAATCTCTCTCTTCGCTCTTCATTTCATTTCTCTCTCAATCATTCTCTGCTCTTTTTACTCCCATCGTCCAATCATCACTTTCTCTCCAATTAGAGAGAGAACTTGTAGTCATTAGCAGTAACAAGGAAGTGCACACAACAAATTCTCTTTCTTTACGTCTCTTcctttcttcctcttctgcttctgctgcTGCTTCTTCCTTGTCGCTCTATGCGTGATCTTGAAGAGCTCAATTTGTCGTGGTTCAGTTAATCTTTGCTTCATTTTATTTGTCTCATTCAGGTAATCGTttgttttatttgatttctttgCTTTTTAATGGGAAATTTTTGCGTTGCACGAGTTTGATCAAATTGGTACTTTTTGTTTcaagtttgttttttttttttggtcttgATGCTGCTGGGTTTATTGGTTTTCTTGAATTTGAATACTGATTTGACCTTTTTGAGGTCAATTAGGAATTGGGTTTTTGCTTCTTCCTTTGTTGTGCTAAGTAGTAATTTGAACTTCAGATATCCTCTGGCCCCCATTCTCTTCTCCCTAACTACTTATCCACCTCTCTCTCTTTTGTTCCATGCTCTTGTTTCTTGGAAGATTAGCGTTTATTGGATTATTGGTTGCGCCTATTTGGAACTTGTTTGCTTTCTGTCCAAGCGGATTGCAGTTACATGCTCTAGGTTTGGGTAATGTTTGTCCATCACAGCTTAGCTCCTCTGACAATAACAATGTTTCAATTTGATgcttttgctttctttatttttgcgTGACGAAAGTTTTCTTGTGGTTGTTTGTGGGCCTTCCGTTCAGTTCAGggaaaaaaattatgttaaatcTTTATAGTTCTCATGTCCACGTAGGTTTTCCATGCGTGTGATTTTGTTAATTTGTTTGCTGTTTTTACTTTCTGGTCGTAATCATTTCCCTCAAAGATCTATGATATCTCAGACTAGAGTAACGTTATAATTATAGATTTCCTTTTTCTTAACTGGAGTAGATCTTTATCAAGTTCCCCCCTTCTTTGGTGGGTGTCGTTTTGTCTCACTGTAGAAAGGTGATGCGATGAAGCAGTCGCCAAATACTTTCTCTCCGGGTAATTTCTTGGCTTCCTTCTTGGAGTTTATCTccatcattttttattatttttcttctaatGGTATAAAAATGAGTGTCTTTCTGGTTTATAAGTTTTGTGAATTGTTTCTTGTTAGCTCCTGCCAATAATCCTCCGGTGAATCTATGCAAGGAAGTGGGAAGCAGAGCATTGGGAATTTTATCCGGATCTGACAGCTACAATTCTCCAAGTGATGCTACCCTTTTTTCTAGCTCATTACCCGTGCTTCCGCATGAAAAGCGTTAGTGATTTCTGTCCTTTAAATATTTACCACCCTCCATAATATTGTTGGTGTTCTTAGCTTAGCTTTTTGTGCAAAAACTTGCAGTGAATTTGAATGATACAGAATGTAGTCATCAGTCTATTGATGATGCCTCATCTAGTTTAGATAATCTTCGAAAAGACGAGGATGTGGAGGGTAGTGATTTACTTGAAGATGTTGAAACTCATGCAATCGGAAGTTTGCTTCCTGATGATGAGGATGAGCTTTTAGCTGGCATCATGGAAGATTTTGACCTTAGTAGACTGCCTGGTTCATTGGAGGACTTGGAAGATTATGATCTCTTTAGTAGTGGAGGAGGTATGGAACTTGAAAATGATCCACAAGAGAGCCTGAGCATGTGCATCTCAAAGGTAAATATATCTGATGGTGTCATTGGGAATGGGATGCATCATTATGGTCTTCCAAATGGTGTGGGAACAGTTGCTGGAGAACATCCCTATGGTGAACATCCTTCAAGAACTTTATTTGTTAGAAATATTAATAGTAATGTTGAAGACATAGAACTCAGAACTCTCTTTGAGGTAATTCACTTTGTAGTATGCATGCTTGCTTTTGCATCTCATTTTAGTTGACTGGCATATGGGATAAAGTTTGACATTAATACTGTTTATCGGAAGTGAGCAATCTCTTGCAAACTTCAGATATCACATTTATTGGAAGTGAAACTTGATGTTGTATGGATGCATGTAACTAGGATAGAACTCGTCAACCATGCTTAAAAAGGAAGCAATCGGCTTTACATGAGTTAGGATGCATCATATTAGCAACTTGACGGCAACAAGTTTGAGTATTTAACCTTTATTGTAACTTGCATGTGCCCTGCTATGGTTTTACCATACATGTTGCAGAAAAATACATCGTATAGTAAAGTTGTTTACAAACATGCGAGAAACATGTCACTCGGTGCAAATGCAGTGGATCACTATAATTAACAGGACTAGTTATGTAATTAGATGACTCTGACTCGTCTCATTAGAAATCTTGTTTTCCAAGTATAACAGTCTGCTGAGTACTGAAAGTAAGAGTAGTGCAAGGTGTTTTTCATAACTGCTTTAAAGTTGGTACCATGTGAAAATTTATGGAAATTagtattcaaattttgaatgttcaGGCTGTTGATTGCTGTATTCGTGGCTTCATCTAcataatgttattttattttattttttactgttTGTTTTGTAGCAATATGGCGACATTAGAACTCTCTACACGGCATGTAAACATAGGGGTTTTGTGATGATATCTTATTATGATATTCGTGCCGCTAGAACTGCTATGCGTGCGTTGCAAAACAAGCCTTTACGACGGAGGAAACTTGATATTCACTTCTCAATTCCTAAGGTTCATATTAGAATTTGAATTACTAATACTTCCATTTTCAATTGTTAATACCATCCTTTCAATCCTATCTTTATaatctcccccccccccccttcccTTCTAAATGCACACCAGGACAATCCATCAGACAAGGATATCAATCAAGGAACCCTGGTTGTTTTTAATCTGGATCCATCAGTCTCAAATGAAGACCTCCGGCAAATATTTGGGGCTTATGGAGAAGTCAAAGAGGTGAAGAGTTTCTCCCTAGCTTGCTGTTTTAGTTTTTTACCATACTCCCATCTTTTTAAATAATAGTTGGTTTAACATTTATGCATATCCGTATTTCATTGTGCAAGAGCAGATAAGGGAAACACCTCATAAGAGGCACCATAAGTTTATTGAGTTTTATGATGTGAGAGCAGCTGAAGCGGCACTTAAGTCGCTAAATAGAAGTGACATAGCTGGTAAACGCATAAAGCTTGAACCTAGCCGCCCTGGTGGTGCGCGGCGAAAGTAAGTAACTTGTCATTGTTCTTTTCTTGGTGTGACCTGTAACAACCGGTAATCTCTCTTTGGttctaattgattttttataattacttttGGATCTTGAACTGCATAGGTGCAAATATTTTAGTGTGCTTTGCATCCAATGAGAAAACAGCTCAAataatattttcctttttttctttttctttccccATGTTGTAACTTGCATTAAATTTCTCTTTTTCATATACTTATTTTGTTGACTGCAATTACTTATTAGGAGATTATTTATTGTTATCAATAAGCTGTTGTATTTTTGCGATCTCTCTCTAAAAGTTGTGGATCTAAAGTGTTATTTCATTGCTAAAATGAATATTTTCGTACTATTTTATTTCTGAAATTATTATTGCTGAAGTGTTCTTGTAAATGAGATTATTGATTTTGTGCCTTCCACCTTACAGCTTGATGTTGCAACTGAATCAAGAGCTTGAACAAGATGAATCCCGGAGTTTCTGGCCCCCAGTGGGTTCACCAATAACCAACTCTCCACCAGGTAGGTTTGAGATGCTTCAAGTCACATGTAAATTAGAGTTATAAAACTATTTGCTATTTCTCTTACAAGCTGAAGTGAATAACATTCATGACAGGTAACTGGGCACAGTTCAACAGTCCCAGGGAACATAGTCCATTGCAAAGCACTAGCAAATCCCCTGTTTTCAGGAATTTAAGCCCAACTGGCAACCATTTGCCCGGGCTCGCTTCAGTTCTTCATTCTCAAGTATCAAATTCTGTGAAAGTTGCACCTATCGGCAAAGACCAAGGAAGGGGTAGTCTCCGGGAGCATACATTTGCAAACATGAATTCAGCCCAAGGAGCTGCATTCCAACTATCGCATTCATTGCCCGAGTCAAAGTTGAATCAATACCATGGAAGTATGTCATCCTTTGGTGGTCCTTCAACATCTAATGGATCTGTTGTGGAAACATTGTCTGGCCCACAGTTTCTCTGGGGAAGCCCAAATGCGTACACAGATCGTGCCACTTCATCTGCCTGGACAACACCATCTATGGGCAATCCATTCTCATCCAATGCAAATGGTCATGGCTTGTCATACATGGGTCGACATGGTTCTTTGCTTGCCTCATCCCAAAACCATCATCATGTTGGTTCTGCTCCATCTGGGGTTCCTTTGAAGAGGCACTTTGGATTTTTCCCGGAGTCACCAGATACCTCAATCATGAGTTCTGTCGCATTTGGAGGCATGGGTTTGGGACATAATGATGGAAGTTTCATGATGAATATGGGTGCTCATGGGCCCATGAATACTGGTGTTACCATTCCAAGAAATATTTCTGAAAATGGTTCAAGTTACAGAATGATGTCTTCACCAAGGCTAAATCCTGTATTTTTAGGTAATGGCCCATACCCTGGATTAGCAACCACCAGCATGGAGGGTTTTCCTGAGCGCGGGCGGAGTCGACGGGTTGAGAATAATGGGAACCAAGTAGATAGCAAGAAACAGTTTCAGCTGGACTTGGATAAAATTATCAGTGGGGAAGATACTCGGACAAccttaatgataaaaaatatccCGAACAAGTAAGAACTCTCTCCATAATCTGTTTGCCTGTCAATATTCAGCTGTTATCTTGTTAAAAGATCAGTCTTATTTATTTTCTGGTTCTTATGTCATCCTCTAGATACACCTCAAAGATGTTGCTGGCTGCCATTGATGAAAGTCACAGGGGCACTTATGATTTTTTGTACTTGCCAATTGATTTTAAGGTAATTTCTTTGGGCGTTTGAGATGACATTTAATATGTTTtgtattcttttttcttttttttataagattGCAACTGAGAGATATTCTGTGGGTGCAGAATAAATGCAATGTGGGTTATGCATTCATCAATATGCTCTCTCCTTCACATATCATTCCATTTTACGAGGTTATATTCCCTCCTTGTTTTAGGATTTAATTTTTCATCATGGGCTTGCATAATGTGGTATGTCTAGTCAAGCGTGTAATTTTCATTGGAAGTATTGATTTCAGTTGTGCAGATGGTATATATGTCATGACTTATCTCAAATTTGGGAGGAATCCtaatttagaaatatttttttttggatCTATTTATGTGTCTAAATTTATGCAGGCATTTAATGGTAAGAAGTGGGAGAAGTTTAACAGTGAGAAAGTTGCGTCTTTGGCATATGCTCGAATCCAAGGGAAGGCAGCCCTTGTGACCCACTTTCAGAATTCAAGCTTAATGAATGAAGATAAGCGCTGCCGTCCAATTCTGTTCCATTCAGAGGGGCAGGAGGCAGGCGATCAGGTATGAGATTAAATAGTGGTTGGAAGTGTTGAGAATTCTTGTGGGATTTtgcaatttctttttatttgtatttttgtttgtttatttggtatTGTTGTTGAAGTTGCCATTGCGAAAAACACattcttaaatatattagttagagGGTACcatattgatttaaaattaaatctgaCATGTTCTAGTCATAATaactgaaaaaatatatatattttttcatctaGAATGATGTTTTCCCTTAAAGTCAGCTTTTTTGACCCTAGAATCTCCATGCAAATGGGAATATAGTCAATCCTATTATTATCACATGCACCCACACATATGGTCGGGCAGATGTGCTATAGCTTTTGTTGATATGACTAAAGACTTGTTTCTATGCGCAGATTGTACTGGAGCATTTACCCTCCAGCAGTTTGAACATCGAGTTCCGTCAGCCAGATGGCTCACAATCTGGAGATTCGCCAGGAAGCCCTACAATGGATGGCTCTGGTGAGAAATCAGATAAAAGTTAACAATTTGTTGGAAGGAGAAGAGATGGCCTACGGCTTTAGATGATGGTGGCTGTGGGTGCTAACCTCTGCGTATATATTTCAAGTGTATAAATTTAGGATAAAGTTTAGAAAAGAATGCTTTTGCAGATTTGACAGTCTTTAGTGACAGCTTTAAAAGAAGCAACCAGAGCATTTTGGTGTCTATGCTGATCAGTGATTTACTGTAGTTGATGGAGGAGAACAAAAGTGGGCAGAAGTGAGGTCTCTTGCTGTTGACTGCACAGAACACCGACTTGTGCATGATTTCTCTCCAGGAACCATTTTTGTTTTCTGGGATATGGATGTCATAACTTATTCTGAAAATATGAGTTGTATAGTCTTTGGGGTTTTCAGATTTTTGAGGGTCGATGGTGTAACATTGGAATTTTCACAGAATTGTATAGATTGTGAGATCGACTCTTTTGGAGTTGCTCTCATAAAATTGTTCTCGAAATAGAATTTCATCGCATGGTATATTAAACATTGTTGTTTGGGCCGGTTTAAGGTCTTGTATATTATTTGCTGTTTGCTGCATTGCGACTTCAGAAATAACCAGCAGTTAGACTTTTATGGCGTCATTTAAAATCATTATAAACCTCCCATCACCAAATCATAAAAGttataataaaaagtatttagtaaagaagaaaaagaattttcacaaatatttaaaagatatgtttttttttattttacacattcttaatactttttctaaatttatatattatattttattaataatttttcaaaaataaaaatatccacTCAACGGACGCAAGTGTCTAGCTAGAAATATACAATTAGGTGGTTGAAAATGGAATGCAACAGAGCATGTGTTGAGTGAAAACTGAAAAGCAACTACAACCCAAGTCCACTGCGAATTACTATAAATTCTCTACTTCCAGTCATATAGGCATTTGAGCAAGATAGAATCTACTTGACTCCACATAAACAACCAGAGAAGAAGGTACTGAAGCAGAAAGTCAGGTCATTCTACTTGTGTCTGCTTGCTCCACCGTTGATCTTCCTTTCAATTTCAGTTCAAGATCAATGAGGAAGTAACATTTATCATGCTCCCTTGTATACTGGACATGACCATTCATCTGATTAAGCAGTTTTCGAGACAGTTTCAGTCCTAGGCCTTCTTGTGTAGTCCAGTGATTTCCTCCCTCAAACATATCTTGGATGAGAGCAGGTGGAAGGCCCTGACCCCCATGTGTCATTCTACACGCATATGAGAGTGTGAGATACAGTCTGAATCAGCTCAACTCTCCCaaaaaatcaaacaaaaatGAATTTGTAATGGTTATGTTACCTGATCTGCAAACGGATAAGCTCATTTCCATCTTGTATCAGCTTCAGACCAGGTGAAAACTTGATTTCTACCCAGCCATCCGGAGATTGTGCATGTAGAACAACACTAAGCAAGATGTCTGACAAGATCAGCTGAAGCCTAATTTGATCACCGTACAATGACAGTGTTTTGATATCATCTGGGATCTTGAGAAAAAGCTGTATATTCCTTTCTCTCAGCAAAATCATGACTTGACTAACAATGGCATCTAAAACATTTCCCAAAAGAAATACTTCCATCTTGAGCTCAATGTTGCTGGCATCAGAATAAAATGTTTTCCATGTGAGTATTACAACATAGGTTCAAGAATGTTATAAAATGCTTAGTATCCTACGTGAAACGATAATTGACTATGCAATGAAAACACTTGGAAAAAGAATCTTCATGAAAGATAACTTTCAAAAAGTAAGAATTGCTGTAGTTCTGTGTTGTTGCATTGATAAGCATGCATTAGATTCAGGGCAAAACATTTTATGCAGATGCATTTGGGCTATAGACAAGTACAGGAAGTGGTTTTTTCTGTCAAAGGAGTAAGGATTCAAATGAGCTCAGCTGCTTGTGAAATGTGAACTACTTATAGATCAGCTTGAGAAAATCTTTGAGCCTGTTTGTCAATGTTAATAAGCCAAGATCATATGCgctataaaaattaatctaataaATGAACCAATTTTTCAGTTTGATAAATAAGTAGATCATGAACCAAAAATACATACCCATCCTCTAGCCTTGCTAAATCCATATCCTCAATTATGGCCATAATCTGTTTTTCACATGCATTGCTTGTTTCAAGGAATTGCTTCTGATGTTCTGATACTGCTGTATCCTCGAGAAGTTTGTGGGTAAA
This window encodes:
- the LOC110600996 gene encoding protein MEI2-like 5 isoform X2, producing the protein MKQSPNTFSPAPANNPPVNLCKEVGSRALGILSGSDSYNSPSDATLFSSSLPVLPHEKLNLNDTECSHQSIDDASSSLDNLRKDEDVEGSDLLEDVETHAIGSLLPDDEDELLAGIMEDFDLSRLPGSLEDLEDYDLFSSGGGMELENDPQESLSMCISKVNISDGVIGNGMHHYGLPNGVGTVAGEHPYGEHPSRTLFVRNINSNVEDIELRTLFEQYGDIRTLYTACKHRGFVMISYYDIRAARTAMRALQNKPLRRRKLDIHFSIPKDNPSDKDINQGTLVVFNLDPSVSNEDLRQIFGAYGEVKEIRETPHKRHHKFIEFYDVRAAEAALKSLNRSDIAGKRIKLEPSRPGGARRNLMLQLNQELEQDESRSFWPPVGSPITNSPPGNWAQFNSPREHSPLQSTSKSPVFRNLSPTGNHLPGLASVLHSQVSNSVKVAPIGKDQGRGSLREHTFANMNSAQGAAFQLSHSLPESKLNQYHGSMSSFGGPSTSNGSVVETLSGPQFLWGSPNAYTDRATSSAWTTPSMGNPFSSNANGHGLSYMGRHGSLLASSQNHHHVGSAPSGVPLKRHFGFFPESPDTSIMSSVAFGGMGLGHNDGSFMMNMGAHGPMNTGVTIPRNISENGSSYRMMSSPRLNPVFLGNGPYPGLATTSMEGFPERGRSRRVENNGNQVDSKKQFQLDLDKIISGEDTRTTLMIKNIPNKYTSKMLLAAIDESHRGTYDFLYLPIDFKAFNGKKWEKFNSEKVASLAYARIQGKAALVTHFQNSSLMNEDKRCRPILFHSEGQEAGDQIVLEHLPSSSLNIEFRQPDGSQSGDSPGSPTMDGSGEKSDKS
- the LOC110600996 gene encoding protein MEI2-like 5 isoform X3, which produces MKQSPNTFSPAPANNPPVNLCKEVGSRALGILSGSDSYNSPSDATLFSSSLPVLPHEKLNLNDTECSHQSIDDASSSLDNLRKDEDVEGSDLLEDVETHAIGSLLPDDEDELLAGIMEDFDLSRLPGSLEDLEDYDLFSSGGGMELENDPQESLSMCISKQYGDIRTLYTACKHRGFVMISYYDIRAARTAMRALQNKPLRRRKLDIHFSIPKDNPSDKDINQGTLVVFNLDPSVSNEDLRQIFGAYGEVKEIRETPHKRHHKFIEFYDVRAAEAALKSLNRSDIAGKRIKLEPSRPGGARRNLMLQLNQELEQDESRSFWPPVGSPITNSPPGNWAQFNSPREHSPLQSTSKSPVFRNLSPTGNHLPGLASVLHSQVSNSVKVAPIGKDQGRGSLREHTFANMNSAQGAAFQLSHSLPESKLNQYHGSMSSFGGPSTSNGSVVETLSGPQFLWGSPNAYTDRATSSAWTTPSMGNPFSSNANGHGLSYMGRHGSLLASSQNHHHVGSAPSGVPLKRHFGFFPESPDTSIMSSVAFGGMGLGHNDGSFMMNMGAHGPMNTGVTIPRNISENGSSYRMMSSPRLNPVFLGNGPYPGLATTSMEGFPERGRSRRVENNGNQVDSKKQFQLDLDKIISGEDTRTTLMIKNIPNKYTSKMLLAAIDESHRGTYDFLYLPIDFKNKCNVGYAFINMLSPSHIIPFYEAFNGKKWEKFNSEKVASLAYARIQGKAALVTHFQNSSLMNEDKRCRPILFHSEGQEAGDQIVLEHLPSSSLNIEFRQPDGSQSGDSPGSPTMDGSGEKSDKS
- the LOC110600996 gene encoding protein MEI2-like 5 isoform X4 yields the protein MKQSPNTFSPAPANNPPVNLCKEVGSRALGILSGSDSYNSPSDATLFSSSLPVLPHEKLNLNDTECSHQSIDDASSSLDNLRKDEDVEGSDLLEDVETHAIGSLLPDDEDELLAGIMEDFDLSRLPGSLEDLEDYDLFSSGGGMELENDPQESLSMCISKVNISDGVIGNGMHHYGLPNGVGTVAGEHPYGEHPSRTLFVRNINSNVEDIELRTLFEQYGDIRTLYTACKHRGFVMISYYDIRAARTAMRALQNKPLRRRKLDIHFSIPKDNPSDKDINQGTLVVFNLDPSVSNEDLRQIFGAYGEVKEIRETPHKRHHKFIEFYDVRAAEAALKSLNRSDIAGKRIKLEPSRPGGARRNLMLQLNQELEQDESRSFWPPVGSPITNSPPGNWAQFNSPREHSPLQSTSKSPVFRNLSPTGNHLPGLASVLHSQVSNSVKVAPIGKDQGRGSLREHTFANMNSAQGAAFQLSHSLPESKLNQYHGSMSSFGGPSTSNGSVVETLSGPQFLWGSPNAYTDRATSSAWTTPSMGNPFSSNANGHGLSYMGRHGSLLASSQNHHHVGSAPSGVPLKRHFGFFPESPDTSIMSSVAFGGMGLGHNDGSFMMNMGAHGPMNTGVTIPRNISENGSSYRMMSSPRLNPVFLGNGPYPGLATTSMEGFPERGRSRRVENNGNQVDSKKQFQLDLDKIISGEDTRTTLMIKNIPNKYTSKMLLAAIDESHRGTYDFLYLPIDFKIVLEHLPSSSLNIEFRQPDGSQSGDSPGSPTMDGSGEKSDKS
- the LOC110600996 gene encoding protein MEI2-like 5 isoform X1, with translation MKQSPNTFSPAPANNPPVNLCKEVGSRALGILSGSDSYNSPSDATLFSSSLPVLPHEKLNLNDTECSHQSIDDASSSLDNLRKDEDVEGSDLLEDVETHAIGSLLPDDEDELLAGIMEDFDLSRLPGSLEDLEDYDLFSSGGGMELENDPQESLSMCISKVNISDGVIGNGMHHYGLPNGVGTVAGEHPYGEHPSRTLFVRNINSNVEDIELRTLFEQYGDIRTLYTACKHRGFVMISYYDIRAARTAMRALQNKPLRRRKLDIHFSIPKDNPSDKDINQGTLVVFNLDPSVSNEDLRQIFGAYGEVKEIRETPHKRHHKFIEFYDVRAAEAALKSLNRSDIAGKRIKLEPSRPGGARRNLMLQLNQELEQDESRSFWPPVGSPITNSPPGNWAQFNSPREHSPLQSTSKSPVFRNLSPTGNHLPGLASVLHSQVSNSVKVAPIGKDQGRGSLREHTFANMNSAQGAAFQLSHSLPESKLNQYHGSMSSFGGPSTSNGSVVETLSGPQFLWGSPNAYTDRATSSAWTTPSMGNPFSSNANGHGLSYMGRHGSLLASSQNHHHVGSAPSGVPLKRHFGFFPESPDTSIMSSVAFGGMGLGHNDGSFMMNMGAHGPMNTGVTIPRNISENGSSYRMMSSPRLNPVFLGNGPYPGLATTSMEGFPERGRSRRVENNGNQVDSKKQFQLDLDKIISGEDTRTTLMIKNIPNKYTSKMLLAAIDESHRGTYDFLYLPIDFKNKCNVGYAFINMLSPSHIIPFYEAFNGKKWEKFNSEKVASLAYARIQGKAALVTHFQNSSLMNEDKRCRPILFHSEGQEAGDQIVLEHLPSSSLNIEFRQPDGSQSGDSPGSPTMDGSGEKSDKS